A region of the Cyprinus carpio isolate SPL01 chromosome A14, ASM1834038v1, whole genome shotgun sequence genome:
AcggaggttggtaagatttgcgAACACACTTTTTTGGACGGTGGATATTTGATTGCTGCCCAAATGTAATAAATCTAAACCTTCAAACCCTTGGAAGTCAGTGGGACGGATATCTCTGATGTAATTACCACTAAGGTGCAATTTCTTGGCATTTGGTGGTTTAGGTATAAGATCTGCtagactctgaatgtttctttctTGACAGCTGACAATAATGCCAAAGTCAGAAGGGTGAGCTTTGCATGTGCAGGGCTGGGGGCAGGAGAGGGGAGGGATTCGCGTTTGATAGGACACAATTTGGCCAGTTTTACCAGCTGGGGTACCAGCGACAATCCCATTGACATATATTTTGGAGGGATTGGTAGTTTTGGGTGCTTTGGTCACTAAAGGTGCAATGGTTGAAGGTGCCACGTTAGACATGGTTAGCCCACCCTCAGGCTGGGAGGGGGGCATCCGTACATCAAAGTCACTTCCTGTCCCCATGGGGCACAGCTCCTGCTTATTAGTCTCCTTTAAGAGTCTTCCATACAGGTCACTTGGGGTCTCACAAATAGCCTCTCCAATGAAAATATTATAGGGCATATTCTCCAACCAGGCTTTCAAAGGCAACAAATCACAAGTGCAATTCCATGGGTTATCATCCAACTGCAGTTCCACTATCCGCCCAATGTGCTCCAGAACTCCAAGATAAGGAAGCTTCTGTATCCTATTTCCTCTTATGTCCAAGTGAGTAAGGGAGGCGAATCGGAAAATGTTCTCAGGTAGGCTTTGAATCAGattgtcatttaaaatgagaacCTTCAGTTTATGTAATTTGTTGAAGGCTCCTTTCTCAATGAACTTGATTAAATTGTAGTCAGCCTGGAGGTATTCCAAGTTCTCGATCCCTCGGAATGTGTCAGCACGGAGCTCTTTTAACTCATTGTTATTTAAGTGCAACTGTTTCAATGCACTAAGCCCCACAAAGGCCCCTCCCTCAATGTTCTGGAGTTTGTTGTTCCCCAGCTGGAGTGAGACTGCGTGTGTGAAATTCACAAAAGAGTTGGGGTAAAGGATGTACAAAAGGTTGTTCTGGAAATTCAAATGGTAGAGGCTGGACACTGGCGGTTGCAGCTGAGTAGGTCTGTACACAGTTATTTTCTCACAGTTCACATAGAGGACGTTCTCGATGGACATGCAGGAGCAAGCGCTGCAGGTTTCAGCTCTGAGGTCCGAATCCGAGTCACAAAATGTACCCGATATGGAAAAGGCCAACAGAACAAGCAGCAGCATTTTGCCTTTTACAAATCCCCCAGTAAACCATTTAGTAACCTTAGAGgggggaaacaaacaaacaatcaaaacacaTGCCTGTTTCCCATAGATAATCACAACAAATTACAACAACTTACATCAAAAAtccctaaaaacacacaaataaccacaaaaaaaacctgcaaattCCCTTCTGTATTCaaatcataataaaacataatatattagcctacactgaaaataaattaatctgtATGTACCAGCATTTCAATCCTAAAAAATTAGAGTTTTAATACACAAACGTATTGAGACTAACACCGCAATGAATCTACTGTATGCATCAGCGTATTTCTTGTGTTTCAGTGAAttgaaagtgagtgtgtgtgtgtgtgtgtgtgtgtgtgtgtggtgggggtcTATCCATGGCATACAGAAGACAGTATCATCACCTTCAACAAAGAcgttatttaaaatacagtgcagATAGATTATGACCTTATATgtataaaaagataataatttaaCACTCACCGGCAATGTTAATATGTCCTTCTTTTCAGATAACACCGGACACTGAGAGCGCCAAGAGAGGGACTATTCCCATACAGTTAGGTTCAGATTTCAGTCTCAGCCTCTCTCGTCAGGCTCCACTTGTACAAAACATATATTCTGTCATAAAATCCCAAGGTTACTGAGCTCTTTTGAGGCATCTCAAACACGACGCAGCGTATTTGCACTGAAAAATGTATTCGTttcaaaaccaaaattaaaatgataatatagcAAGTGGTGAAATCGGATACAAAACAAGTCCAACATTCTTCCGTTAAAAGAACTGAACATCAGTTTAGACGCAATTTGAACGGACAGTTCTCTCAACAgttcaggaagaaaaaaaaaaaaaaaaaaaaaacactgatacagATCTTAATAAATTAATCGCAACAATCCATCGCTCGTCGCGGCTCAGCCCGATTACCGTAAATCGGAAATCGACTCCAGTTAATTCCTGCcgtttttattatgaatattcagatatcaaaaaaaaagaagaagaaaaaaaaaaaaaaaaaacaaaaaaaaaactacgagCTCTGATGTCAGACCGACgaagaaattaataattcagcTGAGTAAAATGCTCGAAAAAGAGATGACAACCTACACCacatcatcaaaacaaaaaaagcattgttGGTGCAGTCCTCGTCCGTGTAATAAGACCAGTCTTATAAACCAACTATTCCACCTCGTCCTCTTCTAAGTATGTTGGTTTTGTTGCTGCATTGAGCTTCCCACACGGTGAAGCCGGATGAGAGAAAATGcagagatgcagagagagagagagggagagagagagagggagagagggagggagagagggagagagagagagagagagtggggcgAAAATATTAAGGAACAAAATTCAACTTCAGTCACCCATCAAACACTCACTAGTGAACATATAACGCGCTCTGCCAGTGTCTTTCGTTGAGGGATAGCTGGAAATGGTGACGCGTAATCCTTAGTTGGATCCCGGCCAGTTCGAGCGCGCGTAACAGATTTCCTGACAGCAgcgcatataatatatatatatatatatatatatatatatatatatatatatatatatatatatatatatatatataatttattctttattttacaatatttatattactcgCGCGCGTGCGCgagtgtgttagagagagagagagagagggagaagggaGGGCGAATGACAGGTAGAACATATTGAAGAGCAACATTTAACTTCAAATGTCTCTGAAACACTCAATAGTGAACACTACAGACCTCTCTTTCtcgtgtgttttttgttgagggATCTCTGGAAATGGTGACGCGTAATCTCTAGCTGGATCACGGCCAGTTTGTACGCGCCTGGTTGCCTGGCAGCAGCAGGAGGATTTAACGCGTGggattctttattttctttattttacaattctAAGATTGCGTGGCTACACGGCACCGCATTCAGAAACTGCGGCAAAGTCACACACATTAGCTTGAGCTGTTGCGCGCACAGCAATACATCTTTATAGTTTGACAGTTCGCCAGGGATGGTAATTCATTATTGATAGACAACAGGTGCGCCGTTTTATCGACTTCTTATGTCTTTCCAATAACCTGAACATTGATTTGTGCTCATGCATGTGTTTAATTGACGTTATGCCGGGCATGATCCGCAATTGGGAGCAGTTATGATTAAACCTTGAAGATGAAATAGGAAAATAGCGGATACAGATGAAGCGTCTGTTGTGTCCACATTTTAATGTTGAAccatgaagataaaaaaaaaataagatcaaaCACGGCGCCCTCATCTGGCAGAAATAAGTGAGATGTAGCTCATAACatggatagatttttttaattaatatttgctttatattttaatcCATGGTACGCATGATGTGATAAAGGGGAAATAGGGTAAGCTGGTAAAAGGTGATTTTGTCACCATTTGTCTCAGAAACTGATTTCTGTCAAAAAATCCAgttgaataaatgtgtttttctctgtACTTGTTTGTTGGATTGTTTGGGGTAATCTATTggagaatagtttttttttttttttttttttttttttttttttttttttttatgtaacatcaACTAAAATGCATACTGTATGTTGATGATATGTGAACACACTAATGATTAActtaataatgtaacaaaataatttaactaaaacaaggacaagcatatttttcataaatatcagATCAGGAAAGTTGTTGtatactttacatttacattacattttattaaattataaactatTGTTTCTGACATCCAAAAcaacagaatgttattttttttatttttttgtttttaatggtgcATGTGCAGAAAAGCCATCATAAATACATCTTTTTATAGACAAGACTCTATTtgtctgtaaagaaaaaaaaaataaactcacccTGAGAAATATAATTTGGCGTATTGTGAAAACTTGACCCAATCATGCTACAAAGAGATTATAAAGTtaattacattgtgtgtgtgtgtgtgtgtgtgtgtgtgtgtgtgtgtgtgtgtgtgtgtgtgtgtgtgtgtgtgtctgcgttactttaaaaccatgttttaatATTCACATTGTAGAACACAGAGCTCATTTCAGCCTTATATAACATTTCGGAGCCTAAAACAACATCTGTTGGATAAACGTGAAAGAAAAGTAAAAGTGATTGTTTGCACTTTCTAATAGTCTGGAAAATTATTGAAGCTTATTGCTTATAGAGAGCCAAAAATCACAAGAAATTCCCGCCTCAACAAGAAGTAAAACAGCAAAGATCCCCCAGGGGCTTCGCTCAGTTATAAGCTGGGCAGCAATGTTGCACTTgttcatattttgtatatttctgttTATACCAAGGTATGGGGTAAACACTTTAAGTCTGGGTGTTTAGTGTGAAGTGACAGCCTTTGCTCTGTGAATATGGGGGTTGTTCTGGTTTTTGTGTCTGCCTTTCTCAAGTTTCCATCTTTGATATGTTAAACAACTACCTATTTTCAACTAgcaacaagaagaaaaaatacaaatagtggtggtgcatgaaaaaataaaaataaaaaaatgaaacataaatgttgtttgttATGTACACAGTTTTGTTACTTGGGTTGGTTGAATATGCCTTAATTTAATCCGCATTTTATGTCAGTGCTCAatatgtgcagtgtttttttttttttttttttttgcttgtttgtttatttcaccATAAACTTACTGCCTAACAAGAGTGGGAACC
Encoded here:
- the LOC109066905 gene encoding SLIT and NTRK-like protein 4 isoform X1, which gives rise to MLLLVLLAFSISGTFCDSDSDLRAETCSACSCMSIENVLYVNCEKITVYRPTQLQPPVSSLYHLNFQNNLLYILYPNSFVNFTHAVSLQLGNNKLQNIEGGAFVGLSALKQLHLNNNELKELRADTFRGIENLEYLQADYNLIKFIEKGAFNKLHKLKVLILNDNLIQSLPENIFRFASLTHLDIRGNRIQKLPYLGVLEHIGRIVELQLDDNPWNCTCDLLPLKAWLENMPYNIFIGEAICETPSDLYGRLLKETNKQELCPMGTGSDFDVRMPPSQPEGGLTMSNVAPSTIAPLVTKAPKTTNPSKIYVNGIVAGTPAGKTGQIVSYQTRIPPLSCPQPCTCKAHPSDFGIIVSCQERNIQSLADLIPKPPNAKKLHLSGNYIRDIRPTDFQGFEGLDLLHLGSNQISTVQKSVFANLTNLRRLYLNGNQLEQLHPEMFIGLSNLQYLYLEYNTIKEVLAGTFDSMPNLQLLYLNNNVLRSLPAYIFAGVSLARLNLKNNHFMTLPVSGVLDQLKSLTQIDLDGNPWECSCDLVALKLWLEKLNEGVAAKGVKCVSPVQFSNIELRELKNEIMCPKLIARPPFILTSATPVLTSLSPAGVGKAPPSGPVPLSIMILSILVVLILTVFVAFCLLVFVLRRNKKPAGRQEGLGNQECGSMPLQIRRHNHKSNKKDDLDGETFITQNIEHMSKVHTCGIRDSGSGFEFVDSERQKMMLHNSADKDKDSLPLDPRNRLSTIDELDEFLPRRDSMFLHSYLESKKDFNSIGVSGFEIRYPEKPHDKKMKKSLIGGNHSKIVIEQRKSDYYELKAKMGTPDYLQVLEEQTALSKF
- the LOC109066905 gene encoding SLIT and NTRK-like protein 4 isoform X2, which codes for MLLLVLLAFSISGTFCDSDSDLRAETCSACSCMSIENVLYVNCEKITVYRPTQLQPPVSSLYHLNFQNNLLYILYPNSFVNFTHAVSLQLGNNKLQNIEGGAFVGLSALKQLHLNNNELKELRADTFRGIENLEYLQADYNLIKFIEKGAFNKLHKLKVLILNDNLIQSLPENIFRFASLTHLDIRGNRIQKLPYLGVLEHIGRIVELQLDDNPWNCTCDLLPLKAWLENMPYNIFIGEAICETPSDLYGRLLKETNKQELCPMGTGSDFDVRMPPSQPEGGLTMSNVAPSTIAPLVTKAPKTTNPSKIYVNGIVAGTPAGKTGQIVSYQTRIPPLSCPQPCTCKAHPSDFGIIVSCQERNIQSLADLIPKPPNAKKLHLSGNYIRDIRPTDFQGFEGLDLLHLGSNQISTVQKSVFANLTNLRRLYLNGNQLEQLHPEMFIGLSNLQYLYLEYNTIKEVLAGTFDSMPNLQLLYLNNNVLRSLPAYIFAGVSLARLNLKNNHFMTLPVSGVLDQLKSLTQIDLDGNPWECSCDLVALKLWLEKLNEGVAAKGVKCVSPVQFSNIELRELKNEIMCPKLIARPPFILTSATPVLTSLSPAGVGKAPPSGPVPLSIMILSILVVLILTVFVAFCLLVFVLRRNKKPAGRQEGLGNQECGSMPLQIRRHNHKSNKKDDLDGETFITQNIEHMSKVHTCGIRDSGSGFEFVDSERQKMMLHNSADKDKDSLPLDPRNRLSTIDELDEFLPRRDSMFLHSYLESKKDFNSIGYF